CCTCGCGCCGTCCCTGCACCTTGGCCCCTGCGACCCGGAGGAATAGGAATAGGGTAGCTCGGCATCTTCTCTAGAACGAAAGAGAGGGAGGATGAGATGGCATGGGACCGGGCCAGCCAGGAGGCCCGGGAGGATCACCTGTGTGGATGTCAGTGTACATATTATCTTTGAATTGGGGTTGTTAGCATCTTTCTTTTGCCCCCGTTTCGCTTGCCGCTGATGCTCTCTGAACTCTGGCTACTTGTGTAGCCTCGGCGTGAGCATGGGACGCGATCTTGCCCGAGCTCGACAAGGCAGCCGTGCCATTCGGGATGCGGGTTCATGTTCTGGCGCGGATCATCTGATGGCGGATCCATCTAGGATCTAGTAGTTCGGCGGCGTCTCTGTCGGAGCGCCACATGGATTTGACGGGGTAACGAGGCCATGCCGCCCTTTCGGCAGCCAGCTCCGGTTTTCTTTTGAAGTGGTTGTTCGTAGGCCAGGGCTTTGGCTTAGGCTTTGCCGAACCCGGAGCTATCCTtatcaaaaaagaaaagaaaaagggtgcTATCGGCGATCGGCACCAGATGCGTCGTCCTCCCAGCGCTCTCGCAGGCGAAGTGAGCCGTCCCGTCACCGGACGCGTAGCAGGCCGTGTGTGTGGTAGCCTGAAACCTGCGCTGATGTGAAGGCCGGAGTGACCGACGAGCGTAGCCACGTCCCACGTACGTGATCAGAGTTCGGAGCAGCAGCCTGATCCGGGTGCGCTTGTGTGCAAGTCACGAAACCCCCTGTAGCGACGACGCGTCGCCACAGCTGTTACTACAGTACCCCCGGTGTCATGTGCGTGTCTACCTGTTCCGAGACGTCCACGGTCCACCCCACGCCGAAAGCGAACCGCGCTGCATCGCTGGGCCGCCCAAAAGCACGAGCCGAGGGCCTGGGCCGTGACAACGCGTTCCAATTGGAACTTCACCATGTCGACCATTCCATTCCATTTGCCTGCCGCGTTATCCGAAACACCTGGCGCAGCACACGGCACACCTCACCCCGTCGAGAACCCGAAGCAGAGCGACGCCGCACCaaggcgcacgcgcgcggcaaTGGCAGCGCGCCTCGCCGTCCAGGCGCCGTCCCCGAGCCTGTCACGGGCCGAGAACACGTCCCCGGGCCCCAAGCCGCCGCCGAGCAACAGCGTCCGGCAGCCCCAGAAGCAGAAGCCAGCCACCACCAGCCGGAGGCTAGCgacgacagcggcggcggcgctcgtggcgTCCCGGCTGCTGGCGCCCGCggcgagcagcgccgccgccggcgcgttcGACCTGCGCATCACGCTGCCGGAGCAGTCCAGCGAGGAGGCCGAGGCCGTGGTGCGGACCCACGCGCGGAACCTGCTGCGGGTGAAGCGGTTCGCCGACGCCGGGGAGTGGCGGGAGCTCCAGGCGGCGCTGCGCGCCAGCGCGTCCAACCTCAAGCAGGACCTGTACGCAATCATCCAGGCGAGGCCCGCGGGGCAGCGCCCCGACCTGCGCAGGCTCTACTCCGACCTCTTCAACAGCGTCACCAGCGTGAGTGCCCACCTCGCCGTCAAGATTTTGAGGTGACCATGGCACTGCGGCATGATTTTTTGATTGCTCATCCTGTTCTGCTGTTGCTGTTGCGTGCAGCTGGACTACGCGGCCAGAGACAAGGACGAGGTCCAGGTGCAGGAATACTACAGCAAAATCGTCTCTGCCATCGACGAAATTTTCTCCAAGATCATGTAGTTGCTCATACGTTTATCTAGGATTGATGGAGAATGGATTATTGGATTCTTTTTcccttaaaaaaaaagaaaactagGAACTTGGAATTACATTCATATGCAGGGAGCAACAAATGGCGACCGGCAAAAAGGCTTTCATTCTTGCTATGTAGCTAGGTCTTTTTGAAGGAACTATGTAGCTACTAATTCTTGTGAACTTCCTCTGCTACATCTATTTACCCTGGCATCTTAAGGAGGAACACAAAAGAATCATAGTTATTTACAGGTGCAGCAAGACCAGAAAAAACTGCAGGTCCTGAAACCCTCGCTGTTCAGCCACCAATGTTTAAGGCTTGTTGCAGGGCCGTCTGGAGGCCGGGCAGCACAATGGTTTCAGTCACCTCTACTTTCCCTTTCAGATAGAGAAAGCAGGGGTCCTGGGTGAATGGTGACCCTATCGATCGCCACTTAGTAGTAAGCAAAATGAAGCAGTAGTTCTCCATATTGTCCATCGATCTAGGGATAAAAGACTGAGTGTCTGCCTAAACTGAAACCTGTTGGCAGTGGCCTACCATCCTCTTGGCTCCTCCTTCAAATGGCTGCTTCCAAGAATTTGATCCTAAGAAGGAACCATAAATTGGATGTCAAGAACCACACGAGCTTATTTTGATGTTCAAGAAAATTCATGAAAGAACCTGACACAAACTAAAACGCTGTCTTCTGAATGGTTTCTGGTATAGAGTGTAAATTGGTGAAAGGCGCTTCAAATTCTTACCATTGAAATGCCAGGAAGCACGAAGCTAGCAAGACCTTCATTCACTGAGACGCGAAGCGGAGGCATCTTGGTACTCATTCCAGGCAGTTGAGTCGTGCTGTTTATAGAAGAAGCATCATTAGCAGCAGGAGAAGCGGCTGTATCCACAATAGCAGAACTTTTCAAGCATAACTCCAATCTTCTTACACGTGAACTGCAAAGGCATTTGAGATAAGATAATGCTTACATATGTAGAAGATCATTAATGTTCCTTCTTGCCCGATGGAAGAGATCAATGTTGTTCTGAGCCTGCAAGGGAGAATAAAGATAACTACAAAATAATGCTAGGGACATATTATGGAGGAAAAGGTAATGCTTTTAGATGCAGTCTAACTAAAATTGTGGGTAATATGCTATACTAAAAAAGTTAAGCTTTTCTAATCAGACATGCATTTCCCAATATAGAAGAATATAAATGATGAATAAACGAACTGTAAACAGAGTAAAGTAGTAAATGAGTGCTATACAAACCTGAAATGTCAGAATATTTGTTTCAATTTGATGAAGAAGCTGATTATTTTCCTCCAGTAGATGCTGTACTGGACGATCTATCTCAGAGGCTACATGACGGAAAATCATGGTCATATTATATTACAGACAAGCATTGGCTAAATCTTGCCGAAATTTAGCAAATGAATCTGCTATAGTGCACCACTGAAATCTACGAGGATCTCAAGCGTAATTTATTTGACAAAACTATGCAGGTCACAAAAATCAATTGATGTACAGTATGTAATTAACCAAGGACGAAATGGAAGGCTACATGTTGGAATGTAGTTTCAAGTGAATTCAGGGAAGTCTACTGAACATTGACAGGATCAATATGTACAGTTATCTTTGCAGTTTAATAGAAATTTGCTTCTAAGTCTTTGGTCTCTTTTCCAGGAAATACTAGAAAGTACTACAAGGCATTGTGTAATCCCAAATTTGCTCTAACAAGATCCACAATACCCAAAGCTACTCCCATGCATGTTCTTGAACAGTAAACATCCAAAGTGTCTAACTCTTCTTAATCCCTTTCTGTTACTTGACACAAGAAACTGTGACAAATATGTACGACAATATGCATCCAAGACTTACAGTTAAAAATATATGCATTCAACATTATATTAAATATCAAGCTCCGATGGAGTTCCTACCTGCGATAAACTTAGCAATGGAGTCAATAATAAGTCAAATAGTTCAGTCACTCAAGTATTTAGGAGCAGTATTTACCCTCTGAAAGTGAAAATTTTAAATGCCAGAATATAATATTGATAATGGCACGTGGCAGTTAACAGCAGATAAcaagaaacaaaggagataaATGGAAGCAATCAATTAGACCCGATACACAAGTGACCTACCAACCTCCAGATAGAAACAGATTGTTTTGAACATTATGCGGCACAAATGAATTGGTTCTCATGCCAGTTTGAAGAGGATGATTTGCTCCCCACAGTGCAGGCTCTACAAATTTATCCTGAGAAACAACCATAACTGGCACCAGTCAACAATATACGAACATAAGTATGAATAGAGCGGATAAATAACTGAAATGGTATATATTAACATTTGCTATACTTTCCATCCCCTTCAACATTGGTTTTTGAAAAGCACCTTAGCTTTTCAAAGTGAATTATTGTATTTTTTTGTCTAATCATTGGCAGAAAATAAAAAGAGCACAATAAGGAACAAAGTCCATCAAACAGAAAAGGGTATTGATAcctttctttcttttatatTTCTGCCAGTATGGTGTTCTTGGGCCTTCCTTCGTCTTGTATTTACTTTCTTCTACAAGATTTACAAATTATTGGTATTATTGATATTAAACAAAATGAGGAAATAGCTAACTCTGATATAAAGTGCACATTTAAGAAAATACATATTGGTGCAGAAATGCATCTGTCTGTGTTATTTAACTACCTATGTTTCTGATGAAACTTCCAAAAATACAAACATCTTTTACTTCTTGAAAAAATATACATCGAAAGAACAAGTTATCCTACCTTAGTTTTGAGATCTGAATAGTACaatatccattatcaatcaaAAGGAATATGTAAGTAGGGGTCTGTTTATGTTAGGAATAGAGCTATTGCAACTAACAAACATATGGAACCAAAAAGGTGGAATAGTGCCAACTAAGAGATGCATGCTTTGTCATCCTGTCTCTTGATAGCCCGTCCTTTTTCTTCAAAAATACAAATCAACAGCAATAAAATAATAGACTAAAATTATACTGATTGCCAGCTCAGGTCTCACTATGATGATGGTCCAAAATGCACAGATTCTATAGTTTATATAGATTGAGAATAAGTTAGTCTATCATTCATACTAGTAGACACACACATGGTAATTGGAATTCTATTTAGATCAATCTTCAGATGTAGTCTATGTTTTGGCATGGTAAGTTAAAAAATAGATCAAGGAAGGAAGGAACCACGTATGCTTATACCCACGGAAGTGATTGGTTATTAACGAACATTTTGCACAGGTTGCATATATTCAGTGTTCATGCAAAGCAGCTGCCTGCTGACCCGGGCATTACACACCTTAAGCAGATAGCATCCTTATAATCAGAAAGAAAAGATACCTTTTTGGTATAAGGAATAACATCGTACAAACATCTGTAGAGATTACAGCAGGCTGCTTACCCCTACCCACTGGCACCTCATTGCGATGTCTCTTACTGTCTTGTTCGGTAATGCTGCTGCTATCTTTATATACTTCATGATGCCTTGTTCATGAACATATCTGATAGTTTTTCATGATTGTACACCAAAGAAAACAAAGGGAAACATGTTAGTAATGAATCAATGGTTCCAAACTTCAACGAGTGATAGAAAATTCTGTGGCAGCGTTGTTCGCGTAATCAGAATCCATTGGACACAGAAAACTAAGACAATttaattcaaaaaaaaaaagaaaactaaGACAAAATTCAACAAACAACAATAGAGGCCACACGTTCCGAAAGGAACAGAATTGTAAAACAGTAGGTATGCATATGATAGTTGAGAAAGCTTACTTCTCCAGGCCATCTCTCAGAATTTGAAGCTCAAGATGTGTCCAATCTGCAGCCAGCGGCCCTCCATATTTGAGGTTCTGCCCCGGATCAGCTGGCATATTAGATGAACCAGTAGAAACAACCACTGAAGGTGTGGTGCTCAACATCCCCACACTGGCATCCATCCCAGTGGAACAATCCAGGTACGCTGGCATGCCTCCAGACCCGCTAGTGGTTGCACTTGTCTGAAATGAAACTACATGCTGGTTGCAGAGTGACTGGGAAAACGCCCCAAAATTCATATTAGGATCGTCTGCCATTTGCAGGCACAGCAGATGTTCCAGAACAGCTTCAGAAATTTCCAGCCTAGAAGGAAGCTCCAAACAACTTAAGAAATGCCAGTATCAGATGAGGAGGTACGTTCAACTAGCTACAGGATGGTCTTTCAAAAACTAGCTACAGGTTCCACTGCATTTTCGCACAACCTGGACGAGTTCGGTGCCCAGTGCTCCAAGAACCTGCGGATGATATTAAGTATGTTGAAAGAAAGTTAGCCTTCGAAACAAATAGATTGTAATTAAGGGAGGAGGGGAAGGTCGAAAATTCTCCGTGAGACTGCCGAGGAAAAAGCAGGCTCAGAAACAGAATACCCAATTCAAAACTTCAAAGTTCTGTCAATTCTGTGGCTAGAGGAATTTCCATAAACGCACGAGGAACACAACACTAGAGAACATTACATGATCAAATCGGTATgcaaaatccggcataaatgaGTAGTCTGCATGCAAAATCCTTGAAACAACAAAGGTAAGCCCATAAAAAAACTGATAAAAAGGTAAATTGTGGACAGGGACCTGGCCAACCTACCCCTGCAGTTCGTAAGTACTAGAAAATGACCTAGAAAAACCAAATCTAGAAGCGATAATGATTAGTTGTACATAAAGTCGGACCCCGCCAATCAACCGCGGCCGTACAACACCCATGCAAAACCCTGTCAAGCAACTGAATTTTCACGCTGGGAGTTCATGCCAAACCCCAAACTTTTAACCGCGCACGATTCCGGCGAGAGTACCAATCCAAGCAAAACACTTCGAAAGGGACGGCGGGCGGCCCCGATCCTACGGGAACCAGATCAAACAAGAAGCACAGGCGAAACAAGAATCCTGCTCAGCAAACTTACCCGGCCCAAATCCGATCTACTTTCTGCTCTCGCGCGGCAGCAGGCAGGGACCCCCACCGGAGAACCCGAGCCCCAGCCGGTTCGATCCTCGATCGcctgcctcctcctcccccgggCGTGCGTTGGATCGTGTGGTGCGGCGGTGTGCTTGGTGgcgatggtggtggtggtggtggagtgcAGTTTGCTTCTTTAAATGGTGCCACCCAGCTTTGCGCGCTCCAATGGGAGGACCGGGGAGAGGCCAGCCGAAAAAGCGGCGGCCCCGCCGCACCAGTGAGCCGTATATGCCCTTCCCTCACTCTGGCCTCTCCTCCAAAAGCAGAGGTCGTGTGCCGATTCAACAACTTGCACACGCAAAAAGAATCTGAGATCGAGGGAAGGAGGCGGGCTCTGTTGGAATGGAATTCACCAGAGCCTGGAGCAGCTGCCTGCTGCTCTGCTGATACGGGGAAGGGGAAGccaccggcggcagcggcaATGGCCTCCGAACAATAATTGCCACTATTGGCTTCTAGCCTAGGTTCCCCCTCGTCTTCCCCTTTCCTCTCTCGGTTAGTTCTCTCATGCCAGGAAAGCAACACGCCCATGCTATTTAAAAAACCCAACCTTTTTTTCTCAGTTTTTGGACTTTTCGGCTCAGCCTGACAAAGTTGTATTGCGGTTCTTATCTGTTCGTTTTCATAATCCGGTGTTACGTCCAACCAAGAGCATAAAAGGTGAAttctaaaaaaatatataaggTGAATGCAAAACTAAGAAGCAACAATATACACATTGGGCTGCTAAATCTTTTCGATGTAATGTGGTAGTTGGTCAGTACATTTGTACTGCTTTTCTTAAAAAGGAAAAGTTGCGAGGaagtattaatttaattgatGATCATGCTATCCGTATTAGTACTCCTCCGAGTTGGTAGCTTATGTTCTTGTGTGAACCCAAATTCCTCTTTTAGACAAATTTCAACTATAATTAAAACAAGCCCCCTCCTTCTTCGTAACTCCAGGATTTATCGAAAGACAATTTGCAACAGGACGTTCATTCCATAAAAAATCATGTCCTCTTACTTTCTAGTTAATTTCTTGTGCGAATAGAATTTCCTCTTCTGAGGGGCAAATTCAACTAGACTTATACATGCTCCTCCCGTTTGGTAGCTCTAGGATTTGCGCAATTAGTATTTTGTAACTTCCCACTCAACCCGTAAATTTTCAGTTATGGAATGAAACTTTCAAATGAATGACAACGAACTAGAAAACAAATCTTACATGTAGAAATAAGTATCACTAAAAGATTTGTGGGGGGGCTGTATTGAAACGTTG
The sequence above is drawn from the Panicum hallii strain FIL2 chromosome 7, PHallii_v3.1, whole genome shotgun sequence genome and encodes:
- the LOC112901709 gene encoding oxygen-evolving enhancer protein 3-1, chloroplastic, with translation MSTIPFHLPAALSETPGAAHGTPHPVENPKQSDAAPRRTRAAMAARLAVQAPSPSLSRAENTSPGPKPPPSNSVRQPQKQKPATTSRRLATTAAAALVASRLLAPAASSAAAGAFDLRITLPEQSSEEAEAVVRTHARNLLRVKRFADAGEWRELQAALRASASNLKQDLYAIIQARPAGQRPDLRRLYSDLFNSVTSLDYAARDKDEVQVQEYYSKIVSAIDEIFSKIM
- the LOC112901708 gene encoding uncharacterized protein LOC112901708, with protein sequence MADDPNMNFGAFSQSLCNQHVVSFQTSATTSGSGGMPAYLDCSTGMDASVGMLSTTPSVVVSTGSSNMPADPGQNLKYGGPLAADWTHLELQILRDGLEKYVHEQGIMKYIKIAAALPNKTVRDIAMRCQWVGKKVNTRRRKAQEHHTGRNIKERKDKFVEPALWGANHPLQTGMRTNSFVPHNVQNNLFLSGASEIDRPVQHLLEENNQLLHQIETNILTFQAQNNIDLFHRARRNINDLLHITTQLPGMSTKMPPLRVSVNEGLASFVLPGISMDQILGSSHLKEEPRGW